A genomic region of Bernardetia sp. ABR2-2B contains the following coding sequences:
- the sufD gene encoding Fe-S cluster assembly protein SufD: MTTTLDDIKSTFLAPFEELAEKVSEITGTDKISVAKKTALEAIERNSFPTIKDEEWKFTEIKSILSNKFDLQSKGDSLDSDMNLNEFDYFLNKNKELNSHILVFINGHFSEKHSSIKTSEQETGNKIIIKTLSELESSNPVFDKFESDSVSIFSDVNEAFATDGYVIELADNQEMELPVFVYFVNDASQKNTLSQVRNYISVGENSRCTVVENYITKGENPNLTNIVTSVNIEKYGNVKHLKIQVDAKSQFQVGSTHAHQADNSSFTNTTISLAGKLIRNDLRIVSGEHCESYMNGLYLLNDKTHVDNHTVIDHQRPNSYSNETYKGVLDEKSRAVFNGKIFVRQAAQKTNAFQSNKNVLLSDDAILNTKPQLEIWADDVKCSHGATTGKLDEEALFYLQARGIPKQKAKALLLQAFAEEVLDSIEIDVLREFLVGEIENRLSI, translated from the coding sequence ATGACAACTACCTTAGACGATATAAAATCTACTTTTTTAGCTCCTTTTGAAGAATTAGCTGAAAAAGTAAGCGAGATTACAGGAACAGACAAAATTTCTGTTGCCAAAAAAACAGCCTTAGAAGCTATTGAAAGAAATTCTTTTCCTACAATAAAAGATGAAGAATGGAAGTTCACGGAAATTAAATCTATTCTTTCCAATAAATTTGACTTACAAAGTAAAGGAGATTCATTAGATTCTGATATGAATTTGAATGAATTTGATTACTTTTTGAATAAAAACAAAGAATTAAACTCTCATATTCTTGTTTTCATCAATGGTCATTTTTCAGAGAAACACTCTTCTATAAAGACTTCTGAGCAAGAAACAGGAAATAAAATCATTATCAAAACGCTTTCAGAACTAGAAAGCAGCAATCCAGTTTTTGATAAATTTGAAAGTGATTCGGTTAGTATTTTTTCTGATGTGAATGAAGCCTTTGCTACTGATGGTTATGTAATCGAACTGGCTGATAATCAAGAAATGGAACTTCCTGTTTTTGTTTATTTTGTAAATGATGCAAGTCAGAAAAATACGCTTTCGCAGGTCAGAAATTATATTTCGGTTGGGGAAAATAGCCGTTGTACAGTTGTAGAAAACTATATTACAAAAGGTGAAAACCCAAACTTGACAAATATTGTAACTTCTGTGAATATTGAGAAATACGGAAATGTAAAGCATTTGAAGATACAAGTTGATGCAAAAAGTCAGTTTCAAGTAGGAAGTACACACGCTCATCAAGCTGATAACAGTAGTTTTACGAATACGACAATTTCTCTTGCAGGAAAACTAATCCGTAATGATTTGAGAATTGTTTCTGGGGAGCATTGTGAAAGTTACATGAACGGACTTTATTTACTGAATGACAAAACGCACGTTGATAATCATACCGTAATTGACCATCAACGACCAAATTCGTACAGTAACGAAACCTATAAAGGAGTTTTAGATGAAAAATCAAGAGCTGTATTTAATGGAAAAATATTTGTTCGTCAAGCTGCACAAAAGACAAATGCCTTTCAATCAAATAAAAATGTTTTGCTCTCTGATGATGCTATCTTAAATACAAAACCTCAATTAGAGATTTGGGCAGATGACGTAAAGTGTTCGCACGGTGCAACAACTGGAAAACTAGATGAAGAGGCTCTATTTTATTTACAAGCAAGAGGAATTCCGAAACAAAAAGCAAAAGCATTATTATTACAAGCCTTTGCAGAGGAAGTTTTGGATAGTATCGAAATTGATGTGTTGAGAGAATTTTTGGTTGGTGAAATTGAAAATCGTTTGAGTATTTAA
- the sufC gene encoding Fe-S cluster assembly ATPase SufC — MLNIKNLQASIDTDAGEKQILKGLNLEVKAGEVHAIMGPNGSGKSTLASVLAGREEYEVTEGNVEFEGKDLLDLAPEERAGEGIFLAFQYPIEIPGVSNATFMKTAVNEIRKYRGEEELDAVSFLKLMKAKAAEMEMDSSLLTRALNEGFSGGEKKRNEIFQMAMLEPKLAILDETDSGLDIDALKIVSNGVNHFKNKDNAVIVVTHYQRLLDYIVPDFVHVLYNGRIVKSGTKELALELEAKGYDWIKEEVNSVTSK, encoded by the coding sequence ATGCTCAATATAAAAAACTTACAAGCTAGTATCGACACAGATGCAGGCGAAAAACAAATTTTGAAAGGACTTAATCTTGAAGTAAAAGCTGGAGAAGTTCATGCTATTATGGGACCCAATGGTTCTGGTAAAAGTACCTTAGCATCTGTTTTGGCAGGAAGAGAAGAATATGAAGTAACTGAAGGAAACGTAGAGTTTGAAGGAAAAGACCTTTTAGACCTTGCGCCAGAAGAACGTGCAGGAGAAGGAATATTTTTAGCTTTTCAATATCCTATCGAAATTCCAGGAGTAAGTAATGCTACTTTTATGAAAACGGCTGTAAACGAAATCCGTAAATATAGAGGAGAAGAAGAGCTTGACGCAGTTTCGTTTTTGAAGTTGATGAAAGCAAAAGCTGCCGAAATGGAAATGGATTCTTCACTTCTTACAAGAGCTTTGAATGAAGGTTTCTCGGGTGGAGAGAAAAAGAGAAATGAAATTTTTCAGATGGCAATGTTAGAACCAAAATTAGCTATTTTGGATGAAACAGATTCAGGATTAGATATCGATGCACTCAAAATTGTCTCTAATGGCGTTAATCATTTCAAAAATAAAGACAATGCAGTTATTGTAGTTACTCACTATCAAAGATTATTAGATTATATTGTTCCCGATTTTGTTCACGTTTTATATAATGGACGTATCGTAAAATCAGGTACGAAAGAACTTGCTTTAGAATTGGAGGCAAAAGGTTATGATTGGATAAAAGAAGAAGTAAATTCAGTTACCAGTAAATAG
- a CDS encoding Glu/Leu/Phe/Val dehydrogenase dimerization domain-containing protein yields MRELLEKFENKHPEIVFEWHDQHTEAVGWVVINSLRGGAAGGGTRMRVGLDKREVESLAKTMEIKFSVSGPAIGGAKSGINFDPKDPRKEEVLNRWYKAVAPLLKNYYGTGGDMNVDEIHEVIPITEDCGIWHPQEGVFTGHFQPTEPQKINRIGQLRYGVIKVLEDEKYTPSLKRKYTVADMVTGYGVACGVFHFYDIWGKGEEDYKGKRAIIQGWGNVASAAAFYLAQKGVKVVGILDKEGALLKEDGFSFEEIVQLFLDKNGNQLNATNMLSFEEAEQKIWDFGVEIFIPAAASRLVQQSQIERMIKGGLEVVSCGANVPFADKEIFLGKTLEYADKNVAIIPDFIANCGMARVFAYLMSDDDVDMSDEGIFEDTSTIIKNALQKTHTRNQKKTGLVETSFEIALEQLV; encoded by the coding sequence ATGAGAGAATTACTAGAAAAATTTGAGAATAAACATCCAGAAATAGTTTTTGAATGGCACGACCAACACACTGAAGCTGTCGGTTGGGTAGTCATCAATTCACTTCGTGGAGGTGCAGCAGGTGGAGGAACACGTATGCGTGTTGGCTTAGACAAACGTGAAGTAGAATCACTTGCCAAAACAATGGAAATCAAATTTAGCGTTTCGGGTCCTGCCATTGGAGGTGCAAAATCAGGAATCAATTTTGATCCAAAAGACCCACGCAAAGAAGAAGTTTTGAATCGTTGGTACAAAGCTGTAGCTCCTCTTTTGAAAAACTATTACGGAACGGGTGGCGATATGAATGTTGATGAAATCCACGAAGTAATTCCGATTACAGAAGATTGTGGGATTTGGCATCCACAAGAAGGTGTTTTTACAGGACACTTTCAACCAACAGAGCCACAAAAAATTAATCGTATCGGACAGCTTCGTTATGGCGTAATCAAAGTTTTGGAAGATGAAAAATATACGCCTTCTCTAAAAAGAAAATATACAGTTGCTGATATGGTAACAGGCTATGGCGTAGCATGTGGTGTTTTCCATTTTTATGATATTTGGGGAAAAGGAGAAGAAGATTATAAAGGAAAACGAGCAATTATTCAAGGTTGGGGAAATGTAGCGAGTGCAGCAGCTTTTTATTTGGCTCAAAAAGGAGTAAAAGTAGTTGGTATTTTGGATAAAGAAGGCGCACTTCTGAAAGAAGACGGTTTTTCTTTCGAAGAGATTGTACAGTTATTTTTGGATAAGAATGGAAATCAATTAAATGCTACAAATATGCTTTCTTTTGAAGAAGCAGAACAAAAAATTTGGGATTTTGGTGTAGAAATATTTATTCCTGCTGCAGCTTCAAGATTAGTTCAGCAATCTCAAATCGAAAGAATGATAAAAGGTGGCTTAGAAGTAGTTTCTTGTGGTGCAAATGTTCCTTTTGCAGATAAAGAAATTTTCTTAGGAAAAACATTAGAATATGCTGATAAAAATGTAGCTATCATTCCAGATTTTATTGCTAACTGTGGAATGGCTCGTGTTTTTGCTTACCTAATGAGTGATGATGATGTAGATATGTCTGACGAAGGAATTTTTGAAGATACTTCAACAATCATAAAAAATGCTCTTCAAAAAACGCATACAAGAAATCAGAAAAAGACAGGCTTGGTAGAAACTTCTTTCGAAATTGCGTTAGAGCAATTAGTTTAA